A stretch of Frankiaceae bacterium DNA encodes these proteins:
- a CDS encoding NUDIX hydrolase translates to MTYEVLSSTPRFTGSVIRVETDVVRMPDGEEAERDVVRHPGAVGVAAVDDELRVLLIKQYRHALRSAIWELPAGIRDVDGEPPERTAARELHEETGWAAGTLTHLLTVHPTPGGSDERYEVFLGRDVREEADRPEVMGEELDLEVRWLPLAEAVAWVLDGRITNGMCVAGVLAAARVLDVR, encoded by the coding sequence GTGACGTACGAGGTCCTCTCCAGCACCCCGCGCTTCACCGGCAGCGTCATCCGCGTCGAGACCGACGTCGTCCGCATGCCGGACGGCGAGGAGGCCGAACGCGACGTCGTACGCCACCCCGGCGCCGTCGGCGTCGCCGCGGTCGACGACGAGCTCAGGGTGCTGCTCATCAAGCAGTACCGGCACGCGCTGCGTTCCGCGATCTGGGAGCTGCCCGCCGGCATCCGCGACGTCGACGGCGAGCCGCCCGAACGCACCGCCGCCCGCGAGCTGCACGAGGAGACCGGCTGGGCGGCGGGCACGCTGACCCACCTGCTCACGGTGCACCCGACGCCCGGCGGCTCCGACGAGCGGTACGAGGTGTTCCTCGGCCGCGACGTGCGCGAGGAGGCGGACCGCCCCGAGGTCATGGGGGAGGAGCTCGACCTCGAGGTGAGGTGGCTGCCGCTCGCCGAGGCCGTCGCGTGGGTGCTGGACGGGCGCATCACGAACGGCATGTGCGTCGCCGGCGTCCTCGCCGCGGCCCGCGTCCTCGACGTCAGGTAA